The Komagataeibacter sp. FNDCR2 nucleotide sequence CTGCTTGCCGCCACATCCCGCCTGCGTGAGGCCGGGATCGATGCCCCACAGCGCGAGGCCCGCCTGCTGGCCGCGCACGCCGCCGGGACCGACCTGGCCGGCCTGCTGCGCATCGACACGCTGCCCGCCCCGGCGATTGATGCCTTTACCCATGCGCTCGCGCGCCGCCTGCGCCATGAACCGATGGCCTATATTACCGGACGGGCCGGTTTCTGGTCGCTCGACCTGGAAGTCTCTCCCCACACCCTGATCCCGCGCGCCGATACCGAAACCCTGATCGAAGCCGTGCTGGACCATCTGCCCGATCACGACGCCCCACTGCGCGTGCTGGACATCGGCACCGGCACGGGCTGCCTCATGCTGGCGGTGCTGGCGGAATATCCACGGGCCTGGGCAATCGGGACCGACCTTGCGCCACAGGCCGCGGGCCTGGCCGCGCGTAACGCCATTCGTAACGGACTGGGCGCGCGCTGCGCCACATTATGCTGCAACTGGGCCGATGCGCTCACGGAGCCGTTCGATCTTGTACTGAGCAACCCGCCCTACATCCCGCATGGCGACCTGGCCGGGCTCATGCCCGATGTGGTGAACCACGAACCCGCCCGGGCGCTGGATGGGGGGCAGGACGGGCTGGTCGCCTATCGCGCGCTGGCTGACGTATTGCCCGATCTCCTGGCGCCGGGTGGAATCGCGGTGCTGGAACTGGGGATAGGGCAGGGGGACAGTGTATCGGGGCTCATGCGCGCGGCCGGGCTGGAAGTGGCGGAAATACGCCCCGATCTGGGGGGAATAGGGCGCGCGCTGGTCGTGAAAAAATAATTTGGCAGAAAGAACGGTGCGGGCTATATTGGGGAAGTGCAGGGCAGACGGAAGGCGGATTAATGGCCGTTCCACTCCCGCGCGATCGATCCCGATTGCAAAATAGAAAAACTGGCAAAATGAACCATGATGGTTCCGCCGTGGTTCAGGGATCCGTGTCCGGTGTTGCGCCGGGCCACCAACAGGCAACAGACGGGACGGGCAGACCGCCCCACGGTCCAGGGCAGCGCCAGCGACCGGCAACAGGAAAGTGCTGCGACAGCTTATGAACATGAAACGCATGCGAGGCCGTCACCATCGTTCGGGCGGCAGCAATGGCGGAAGCGTACGCCATAATAATGGCCAGATCCCGTTGAACCGCAACCATGTCTTTGACAGTAATGGGCCTGACCTGCGTGTACGCGGCACAGCGCAGCAACTGTTTGAAAAATATCTCCAGCTTGGCCGCGACGCCAGCAGCACCGGCGATCGCGTCATGGCGGAAGCCTACTTCCAGCATGCCGAACATTACTTCCGCATACTGAACGCCATGACCCAGGCGGCACAGCAGAGCCAGCAGGAACGCCAGGAGCGCATGGCCCCCCGCCAGCAGCAGCCGCGCCCCGCCGATAACCGCCAGCCCTTCGACACCACGCCGGATGACGCGACGGAACAGCCTGCCATCGCGCAGCAGCAGCCCGCCGTCGAACCCGAAGAGACCGCGCCCCAGCCCAGCGTGGCCGAAGCGCCGCCAGAACCCGCTGCCGCAGCCCCCGCGCCGCGCCCGCCCCGCATGCCGCGCCGCCGGACCAAGCCCCCGGTCGAGAAGAAAGAAGAACTGGAATCCTCCCCGTCCTGAAACGGGGCCGACCCCGCCCTGTTACCGGGGCGGGGAAGAACTGGTCACGCGCGGATGGGCCTGAACTGCCTGATTGCGGCATGTTCCGCCAGCCGGACGGGCCTTTAGGTGGGATCGTCCACCAGCCGCCAGACCTTACGGGCACGGCCATCGCGGGCATCAGGCGCGTCCTCTACCGTAACCAGTCCCTGATTACGCAGCGCCTGCAGGGCCAGCCGGGCATGGTAGGTGCCCAGTTCGGGAAAGAGATCACCGATTTCCCGAACCGATCGCGCCTTTCCATCCGACAGGATTTTCAGCACGATCTGTCGCTTGCTGTCATGATTGGTCATGCGCCAGGATCGATGCTGAAAGAAAGTCATACTTTTTCTATACCAGTTCCGTCCCTAATGGCCTAGCGCCGATGCACCGGATCGGGCGCGGATTGCGACAGAACCGTGTGAATGGCCGTGGTCAAGCGCGTCAATTCGGATGGCGTTATGGTAAAGGCCGGGGTCAGGTACACAACATTGCGAAATGGTCGTACCCACACGCCCTGTGCGATCAGCGCGCTTTTAAGGGCGTTCATGTCCCCCACGCGCTCCAGTTCCACCACCCCGATCGCGCCCATGACGCGCACATCCACCACATTCGGCAGTTCGCGGCAGGATTCGAGTTCGGCCCGCATCTGCTGTGCGATACGCCCCACCTGTTCCAGGCGGGGTTCACGCGCGAACAGGTCGAGCGAGGCATTGGCGCTGGCGCAGGCCAGCGCGTTGGCCATGAAGGTCGGCCCATGCATAAGCGCATGCAGCGGGTTATCCGACAGGAAGGCCTCGAACACATGCCGGCGGGCAACCGTCGCCGCCAGCGCCATCGTTCCCCCGGTCAGCGCCTTGGACAGGGTGATGATGTCGGGCACGATCCCGGCCTGCTCACAGGCGAACATGGTGCCGGTGCGGCCAAAGCCGGTAAAAATCTCATCCAGTATCAGCAGCACGCCGTGCCGGTCCGCAAGGTCGCGCAGCCTGCGCAGGACATCGGGCGAATGGAACAGCATGCCGCCCGCGCCCTGCACCAGGGGCTCGACAATAATGGCGGCGATCCTGTTGCCCGACTGCTCCAGCAGGGTATCAAGCGCGTGCGCGCGGGCATCATCGACCGGCAGGTCCGCAATGAAATGTTCCGGCAGCGCGCCCTGATACAGGCTGTGCATCCCTTCCTCCGGGTCGCACACGGCCATGGAGGCCATCGTATCGCCATGGTAGCCGCCACGGAAGGCGACCAGCCTTGTCCGCCCCGCCTGACCACGGTTGAGCCAGTACTGGATGGCCATTTTCATCGCGACCTCAACTGCGACGGAACCGGAATCGGTAAAAAATACCCGCTCCAGATCACCGGGCAGCATGCTGGCCAGCCGCGTGGCCAGTGTCAGCGCGGGTTCGTTGACCAGACCGCCAAACATGACATGGGGCATACGCTCCAGTTGGGCTGCCACCGCCGCGCGGATATGCGGATGGTTATAGCCATGGCAGGCCGTCCACCACGATGCGATGCCATCCACCAGTTCCGACCCGTCGGCCAGCGTGATGGTGCACCCGCGCGTACTTTCAGCGGGCAGGGGCGGCAGGGCCGTGCGCATCTGGCTGTAGGGGAGCCAGACATGGTTCATGCCCTGTTCCAGCCAGTCGGGTCCACACATGGGCTGTCTCCGTCATATTGCGTTGGCGGGATTGACCGGGGCGGCATGCTCCGGCAGGAGAATGCGCTTCATGGCCCGTTTCGATCCGATTTTCCAGACCGCGCTACACCAGATGGCGCAGCTTCATACCCGGCGCGTGCTGCGGCCGGTGCGCCATGTGGGCGCGGCCATGGTTGTGCGCGATGGCCGGGAACTGGTCAATTTCTCTTCCAATGATTATCTGGGCCTGTCCCACCATCCGCTCCTTGCCGCCCGCGCCGCACAGTGGTTGCATGAGGCGGGGACCGGCGCGGGCGCGTCGCGCCTTGTCACCGGCACCAGCGCGCAGCATATGGCCGTGGAAAAACGGCTGGCCACGTTCAAGGGGACCGAGGCGGCCCTGCTGCTGGCCAGTGGCTGGCAGGCCAATGCCTCGGTTCTGGCGGCGTTGCTCAAACTTGCGGCGGAGCAGGGTACGCGCCCCCTTGTGTTTACCGACCGGCTGAACCACGCCAGCCTGCACCATGGCTGCATGGCGGCTGGTGTGCGCCAGATCCGTTTCCGCCATAACGACCTTGCCCATCTGGACAGCCTGCTGGCGCAGCATGCGGCGCAACCGGGAATGCGGGTGATCGTGACCGAAAGCGTGTTCAGCATGGACGGCGACCGCACCGACATCGGCAGGCTCTGCGCCATCGCCCGCGCACATGGCGCATTTACCTATGTGGATGAAGCCCATGCCACCGGCGTGCTGGGACCGCAGGGCCGTGGCCTGTGCGCGGGGCATGAGGTGGACCTTGTGATGGGCACGTTCAGCAAGGCGCTGGGCGGCTTCGGGGCGTTCGTCGCCGGATCGCGGGCGCTGTGCGACTGGCTGGTCAATGCCTGTTCGGGCTTCGTGTTCACCACCGCGCCGCCACCGGCGGTACTGGGCGCGATGGATGCCGCCGTGGAACTGCTGCCCACGCTCGACGCCGAACGCGCGCGGCTGGCCCGTAATGCGGACCATATCCGCAGTACGGTACGCGCGTGTGGCCTGTCGCCCGATCCCTCGACCACGCAGATCGTCCCGGTCGTGATGGGGGAGGCCGCCCGCGCGCTGGCTTTCGCGGCCAGCCTTGAAGACCACGGCATCCTCGCCACCGCCATCCGCCCCCCGACCGTGCCGCCCAACGCCAGCCGCATCCGCCTTGCGCTGAGTGCGGCGCATACCGATGCCATGATCGACCAGCTTGCCACCGCCATTCCCGCCGCCCTGCGGGCGTGCCCGTGACCATGCCCGCCGCGCTGCCCATCGCGTTCGTACATGGCTGGGCCTTTGACCACACCTTCTGG carries:
- the prmC gene encoding peptide chain release factor N(5)-glutamine methyltransferase, with product MKDVMTPAPTNLRQILLAATSRLREAGIDAPQREARLLAAHAAGTDLAGLLRIDTLPAPAIDAFTHALARRLRHEPMAYITGRAGFWSLDLEVSPHTLIPRADTETLIEAVLDHLPDHDAPLRVLDIGTGTGCLMLAVLAEYPRAWAIGTDLAPQAAGLAARNAIRNGLGARCATLCCNWADALTEPFDLVLSNPPYIPHGDLAGLMPDVVNHEPARALDGGQDGLVAYRALADVLPDLLAPGGIAVLELGIGQGDSVSGLMRAAGLEVAEIRPDLGGIGRALVVKK
- a CDS encoding DUF4167 domain-containing protein; its protein translation is MRGRHHRSGGSNGGSVRHNNGQIPLNRNHVFDSNGPDLRVRGTAQQLFEKYLQLGRDASSTGDRVMAEAYFQHAEHYFRILNAMTQAAQQSQQERQERMAPRQQQPRPADNRQPFDTTPDDATEQPAIAQQQPAVEPEETAPQPSVAEAPPEPAAAAPAPRPPRMPRRRTKPPVEKKEELESSPS
- a CDS encoding adenosylmethionine--8-amino-7-oxononanoate transaminase, producing MCGPDWLEQGMNHVWLPYSQMRTALPPLPAESTRGCTITLADGSELVDGIASWWTACHGYNHPHIRAAVAAQLERMPHVMFGGLVNEPALTLATRLASMLPGDLERVFFTDSGSVAVEVAMKMAIQYWLNRGQAGRTRLVAFRGGYHGDTMASMAVCDPEEGMHSLYQGALPEHFIADLPVDDARAHALDTLLEQSGNRIAAIIVEPLVQGAGGMLFHSPDVLRRLRDLADRHGVLLILDEIFTGFGRTGTMFACEQAGIVPDIITLSKALTGGTMALAATVARRHVFEAFLSDNPLHALMHGPTFMANALACASANASLDLFAREPRLEQVGRIAQQMRAELESCRELPNVVDVRVMGAIGVVELERVGDMNALKSALIAQGVWVRPFRNVVYLTPAFTITPSELTRLTTAIHTVLSQSAPDPVHRR
- a CDS encoding 8-amino-7-oxononanoate synthase, whose protein sequence is MRFMARFDPIFQTALHQMAQLHTRRVLRPVRHVGAAMVVRDGRELVNFSSNDYLGLSHHPLLAARAAQWLHEAGTGAGASRLVTGTSAQHMAVEKRLATFKGTEAALLLASGWQANASVLAALLKLAAEQGTRPLVFTDRLNHASLHHGCMAAGVRQIRFRHNDLAHLDSLLAQHAAQPGMRVIVTESVFSMDGDRTDIGRLCAIARAHGAFTYVDEAHATGVLGPQGRGLCAGHEVDLVMGTFSKALGGFGAFVAGSRALCDWLVNACSGFVFTTAPPPAVLGAMDAAVELLPTLDAERARLARNADHIRSTVRACGLSPDPSTTQIVPVVMGEAARALAFAASLEDHGILATAIRPPTVPPNASRIRLALSAAHTDAMIDQLATAIPAALRACP